TCTGGCCGCCCGCACCCTCTCAGGGGGCGAAAAACCGCTCTGAAGGCTGCTATTAACCAACGGCGGCAGACGAGACGATGATTGTGTTGGTTAACGTGGGCGCTTACTCCTGGTCTTCTTGTAACTCAGTTACCTTCCACGACGAGAACTCGTTTCTCGGCCCCCTTTCTAACTGTATTATACCGATATCATTGTTACCGTAATGGTCTTGCCGCCGGAGCGTGTAGCACCTGCGATATGGAGCGAAAAACGATTGCGGTCACCGGGATGTCCTGCAACGGCTGTGAGCAGAACGTCGAGAACGCGCTCAAAACGATCGAGGGTGTCACTCGCGTCGAGGCCGACC
Above is a window of Halorussus vallis DNA encoding:
- a CDS encoding heavy-metal-associated domain-containing protein — encoded protein: MERKTIAVTGMSCNGCEQNVENALKTIEGVTRVEADLAQM